The sequence TTTTATTCTATCAGCAATAATTGCAGCAGCGCCACCTATAGCGGCGAAGTAGCATGCGCCATGCTCAACGATCTTAGCTTTTACATTGTCATCTCTCTTGCCTTTGCCTATCATGCCCATAACTCCTGCGTCCATCATTTGTGGTGCATATGGATCCATTCTATAGCTTGTAGTAGGTCCTGCTGAGCCAATTACTCTTCCAGGTTTTGCAGGTGATGGTCCTACATAGTAAATACAAGCTCCTTTTGGATCGAACGGCAATTCTTTACCTTCATTAAGTAGTTCAACTAATCTTTTATGAGCTGCATCTCTTGCTGTGTATATTGTACCTGTTATTAATACATTGTCGCCTGATTTTAAATTTTTAAGAGTTTCTCTTGTAAATGGTGTTTTAATTTCTATAGCCATAGTAATATCCCCCTTTATAATGAAATAACTTTGTGTCTAGCAGCGTGACATTGAATGTTAACAGCTACAGGTAATCCAGCTATGTGTGTTGGATGAGTATTTATAAAGACTCTTAAGGCTGTTGTCTTACCGCCAAATCCTTGAGGTCCAATACCTAATTCATTAATCTTTTCAAGTAATTCTTTTTCAAGATCAGCATAGAATGGATTTTTATTATAATCATCTATATCTCTCATAAGAGATTCCTTCGCCATGATACATGATTTTTCGAAGTCTCCTCCTATACCTACGCCGACAATAATAGGTGGACATGGGTTTGGTCCAGCTGTTTCAACTGTTTCAAGAATAAATTTCTTAACACCTTCAAGTCCATCAGCAGGTTTAAGCATCTTTTGCTTAGACATATTTTCTGATCCAAAGCCTTTGGCAGCAAAAGCTATTTCGAATATATCGCCTTCAACTATTTCAAAGTGAATGATAGCTGGAGTGTTATCCTTTGTATTAACTCTATCGATAGGATCTTTAACAACAGATTTTCTAAGGTAACCATCAGTATACGCTTCTCTTACCGCTTGGTTTATAGCATCTTTTATAGATCCGTCCACATGTACGTCTTGTCCAATCTTAACAAAGCAAATAACCATACCAGTATCTTGACACATTGGAACGCTATCTCTTTGTGCAAGATTATCGTTATCTATGATAGTTGTTATTGTTTCTTTCGCTAGAGGCCACTTTTCTTTATCTCTAAGTTCAACAAGTCTGTTCATTACGTCTCTTGGTAGAACTGAAGCTATTTCCAATAGACCCTCTTTTAATTTTTTAGTGATATCACTACTTTTAATCTCTCTCAAAATTTTACCCCCTATGTATAATATGAAAGTAGCAATACAATATTGCTACTTTCAATGAAAAATATTATCTGTTATTAACTAGTGCTACTACTCTGTTCATTTCGTTATTAACGATCATGATACCTTCGTCAACACCCATACCTGGTTTAGCTAATTGTTGATCAGCTCCTGTAGCCATAGAAATATTTACTAATACTTCAGCAGATCTGTTAGTTTCATTGCAAGTACCACCGCAGTAAGCACCTACATGGTGATCTTTACAATATTTAACAGCTTCAATAGTGTTATTGATTCCGCCTAAGTCTGGAGTCTTGATTTGAATCATGTGTCCAGCGCCATTATCAACGAAGTAAACAACGTCTTCATAAGTGTTGCACCATTCATCAGCAACTAATTCTACATTAATCTTTTCATCATCAAGCTTCTTAGTTAAGTCTCTAAGAACTTCCATTTGTTTAGTTCTTTCACCCATGTCCATAGGTCCTTCAATTCTAAGTTTGAATGGTTTAGCAGCTTCTTCAAGTGTCTTTAGATATTCAGCCATCTTGTCAACATCGTTGTTAAAAGCATCACCTATAGTTCCATATACGTCGATGTGGAAAATTGGGTTGTATGATTCATTGTGTCTATGTTCAATAATTCTGTTTCTTAACCAAACAACATATTCTCTTAATAATTCACCGTTTTTACCAGTTTTTTCTTCAACATTATTAAATAGACCGTGAGGTAAAACGTCTGCTTCTTTTATAATCATCTTGTCAGCGTTTAAATATCTGTCATCGCCTGATTGAGCAAATATAGGAACTCTCTTTATTTCAACGCCAGTATTATATTCTTTTTTAACAACTTCTGCCATAGTTACTTTGTTAGTCTTAGCAACTGCATCAAGTAAAGCTTGAGTGATACCATATCTGATGGCAGTGTGTAATCTCTTGCCATCTACATGCATATGATCAAACTCTTCAGCCATTTCCTTGAAAGTAGTTATTTCTCTTCCTTCTAGTTTAGGTGCAATGTTTTTATTAATAAATGCAATAAAATCTTCTGCTAAGAAAAGTGGGTCTCTTCCACCTGCTCCTGAGTATTGAACTGCTGCACAGTCACCTAGTGCAACTTGTCCGTCTTCAAGAACTAACATAACTGAGATTGATTCTCCAGCTTGTCTGATTGCTTTAAAACCTGGAGTTACAGGATCTCCTAAATAAAACATTCCATCATGTTTTGCGCCTAATTTGATAGCCTTTTGGTCATCAAAGTAAAAACCTGTTTTACCTGCTGAGCAGATAACTTTTTTAATTTTCATAATCAAGTCTCCTTTTTATATTAATTATTTTTTGGTCTACCTATTAATTTTCCGAAGCCAACTGCAAATATATCGTCAGTTGTCATGTCAAAGCTTACTGGACGTCCTTCGAATTTTGCTCTTTCTTCAAGCTTTTCTCTATTGATGTCAAGTATATCTTTTGTAAATGGTAAGTTACCAGTGAATAGATATCTAACAGCACCGTTATTATCTCTAGCTGGCATCATCTTTCCTGCATTGTACTTAGATGGAGCAAATGGTACGTCCATAACTCCTTGTGCAAAGCCTTCTACAGTACCAACAGCTAAGTCACCCTTACCTAATTCAAATAGTTTTTCTATAATACATCTTGTTTCTGCTTTTATTAGTTCAATTTCCGCTCTTAATTCTTTACCTTCTGGTAATAATTGACCTTCTGTCATATTAAGAACCATCTTAGTAGCTCTAATACCTTCTGCGTTTGCTTCCTTAGTTGGAATACCAATAGCTTCGTGAGGTGTCTTAACGATAACTTTTGTAGCTCCTGCTAATGAACCAGTTGCAGCACCCCAAGATATAACACCAAATGCTTTAGCTTCATCTTGAGGGAAACCGCCCATCCATTGGTGGAATACTGTAGTTATTAATACATCGTTATATCCAAATTTCTTTAAGTATTCATTAACTTGTTCTTCAAGTGATCTAATTGCTGCTACGTCTTGAATTAAGTTACCGCATTGACCGTAGCCAACAGTTATGTTTTTAACGCCTTGTTCAGCTGCTAGCAAAGCTTCTACTATAGCAACTGCGTTTGATGTTGATGGT comes from Fenollaria sporofastidiosus and encodes:
- a CDS encoding methylaspartate ammonia-lyase codes for the protein MKIKKVICSAGKTGFYFDDQKAIKLGAKHDGMFYLGDPVTPGFKAIRQAGESISVMLVLEDGQVALGDCAAVQYSGAGGRDPLFLAEDFIAFINKNIAPKLEGREITTFKEMAEEFDHMHVDGKRLHTAIRYGITQALLDAVAKTNKVTMAEVVKKEYNTGVEIKRVPIFAQSGDDRYLNADKMIIKEADVLPHGLFNNVEEKTGKNGELLREYVVWLRNRIIEHRHNESYNPIFHIDVYGTIGDAFNNDVDKMAEYLKTLEEAAKPFKLRIEGPMDMGERTKQMEVLRDLTKKLDDEKINVELVADEWCNTYEDVVYFVDNGAGHMIQIKTPDLGGINNTIEAVKYCKDHHVGAYCGGTCNETNRSAEVLVNISMATGADQQLAKPGMGVDEGIMIVNNEMNRVVALVNNR
- a CDS encoding fumarate hydratase translates to MREIKSSDITKKLKEGLLEIASVLPRDVMNRLVELRDKEKWPLAKETITTIIDNDNLAQRDSVPMCQDTGMVICFVKIGQDVHVDGSIKDAINQAVREAYTDGYLRKSVVKDPIDRVNTKDNTPAIIHFEIVEGDIFEIAFAAKGFGSENMSKQKMLKPADGLEGVKKFILETVETAGPNPCPPIIVGVGIGGDFEKSCIMAKESLMRDIDDYNKNPFYADLEKELLEKINELGIGPQGFGGKTTALRVFINTHPTHIAGLPVAVNIQCHAARHKVISL
- a CDS encoding methylaspartate mutase subunit E, which codes for MKVENKRWTDEEFFAEREKVLKQWPTGAEVDSQEAIDFLKKVPEEKNFADVMAKAKKEGKTLAQPRAGVALIDAHIELLTFLTDQGGADLLPSTIDSYTRQNRYDECEVGIKESLKAGRSLLNGFPAVNHGVKGCRMVYAAVSKPLQARHGTPDSRLLSEIIHAGGFTSNEGGAISYNVPYAKSVPIDKCLHDWQYCDRLVGFYEENGVHINREPFGPLTGTLCPPSTSNAVAIVEALLAAEQGVKNITVGYGQCGNLIQDVAAIRSLEEQVNEYLKKFGYNDVLITTVFHQWMGGFPQDEAKAFGVISWGAATGSLAGATKVIVKTPHEAIGIPTKEANAEGIRATKMVLNMTEGQLLPEGKELRAEIELIKAETRCIIEKLFELGKGDLAVGTVEGFAQGVMDVPFAPSKYNAGKMMPARDNNGAVRYLFTGNLPFTKDILDINREKLEERAKFEGRPVSFDMTTDDIFAVGFGKLIGRPKNN
- a CDS encoding Fe-S-containing hydro-lyase, whose amino-acid sequence is MAIEIKTPFTRETLKNLKSGDNVLITGTIYTARDAAHKRLVELLNEGKELPFDPKGACIYYVGPSPAKPGRVIGSAGPTTSYRMDPYAPQMMDAGVMGMIGKGKRDDNVKAKIVEHGACYFAAIGGAAAIIADRIKTAKIIAYEDLGAEALREITVEKFPATVIVDPNGKDLYIEGKKEYLEWKEKNE